One Brassica napus cultivar Da-Ae chromosome A1, Da-Ae, whole genome shotgun sequence genomic region harbors:
- the LOC106444749 gene encoding napin has product MANKLFLVSATLAFFFLLTNASIYRTIVEVDEDDATNPAGPFRIPKCRKEFQQAQHLKACQQWLHKQAMQSGSGPSWTLDGEFDFEDDMENPQGPQQRPPLLQQCCNELHQEEPLCVCPTLKGASKAVKQQVRQQQGQQGQQLQQVISRIYQTATHLPKVCNIPQVSVCPFQKTMPGPSY; this is encoded by the coding sequence ATGGCGAACAAGCTCTTCCTCGTCTCGGCAACTCttgccttcttcttccttctcacCAACGCCTCCATCTACCGCACCATCGTGGAAGTCGACGAAGATGATGCCACAAACCCAGCCGGCCCATTTAGGATTCCAAAATGTAGGAAGGAGTTTCAGCAAGCACAACACCTGAAAGCTTGCCAACAATGGCTCCACAAGCAGGCAATGCAGTCCGGTAGTGGCCCAAGCTGGACCCTCGACGGTGAGtttgattttgaagatgacatgGAGAACCCCCAGGGCCCACAACAGAGGCCGCCACTACTCCAGCAGTGCTGCAACGAGCTCCACCAGGAAGAGCCACTTTGCGTTTGCCCAACCTTGAAAGGAGCATCCAAAGCCGTTAAACAACAGGTTCGACAACAGCAAGGACAGCAGGGACAGCAGCTGCAGCAAGTAATTAGCCGTATCTACCAGACTGCTACGCACTTACCTAAAGTTTGCAACATCCCGCAAGTTAGCGTTTGTCCCTTCCAGAAGACCATGCCTGGACCCTCCTACTAG
- the LOC106444777 gene encoding protein translation factor SUI1 homolog 1 → MSELDSQVPTAFDPFADANAEDSGAGTKEYVHIRVQQRNGRKSLTTVQGLKKEYSYSKILKDLKKEFCCNGTVVQDSELGQVIQLQGDQRKNVSTFLVQAGLVKKDNIKIHGF, encoded by the exons ATGTCTGAACTTGATTCCCAGGTCCCTACTGCCTTCG ACCCGTTTGCTGATGCGAATGCTGAGGACTCAGGTGCGGGAACAAAGGAGTACGTCCACATCCGTGTGCAGCAGCGCAATGGTAGGAAAAGCTTGACAACTGTCCAGGGGCTGAAGAAAGAGTATAGTTACAGCAAGATACTTAAGGACCTCAAGAAGGAGTTTTGTTGCAACGGAACCGTGGTTCAAGACTCTGAACTCGGACAG GTTATTCAGCTTCAAGGCGACCAGAGGAAGAACGTCTCCACGTTCCTAGTCCAG GCTGGCCTTGTGAAGAAGGATAACATCAAGATACATGGTTTCTGA